Proteins co-encoded in one Flavobacteriaceae bacterium MAR_2009_75 genomic window:
- a CDS encoding ribose-phosphate pyrophosphokinase, translated as MVNKLVHNTLYMPYQVPEPKIFACNQSTALAEKIAKSYGTDLGKVKFSRYSDGEFQPSFEESVRGARIFIIGSTNPSSENLMEMLLMLDAAKRASARHITAVMPYFGWARQDRKDKPRVPIAAKLIAKMLEAAGATRIITMDLHADQIQGFFEKPVDHLFASTLFLPYLKELNLNNLTIASPDMGGSKRAYAYSKALGCDVVICYKQRAKANVISHMELIGDVQGKNVVLVDDMVDTAGTLAKAADLMMERGALSVRAITTHGLLSGQAYEKIENSQLSELIITDSIPTKKDCDKVKVLSCADLFADVMHRVHHNTSIASKFLM; from the coding sequence GTGGTCAATAAACTAGTTCACAACACCTTATACATGCCATACCAAGTTCCCGAACCCAAGATTTTTGCCTGTAACCAAAGCACCGCTTTAGCAGAGAAAATTGCTAAATCTTACGGTACCGATTTAGGTAAGGTAAAGTTCTCTCGATACAGTGACGGCGAGTTTCAACCGTCTTTTGAGGAATCTGTACGGGGGGCACGTATTTTTATTATCGGGTCGACCAACCCGAGTTCTGAAAATCTAATGGAAATGTTGTTGATGCTAGATGCCGCCAAACGGGCGTCGGCAAGGCATATCACAGCGGTAATGCCCTATTTTGGTTGGGCTAGACAAGATAGAAAAGACAAGCCCAGGGTTCCTATTGCGGCAAAATTGATTGCAAAAATGTTAGAGGCAGCAGGTGCTACTAGAATCATAACCATGGATCTTCATGCGGATCAAATTCAAGGTTTTTTCGAAAAACCCGTCGACCATCTGTTCGCTTCAACCCTATTTCTGCCCTATCTCAAAGAACTGAACTTGAACAACCTCACCATTGCATCTCCTGATATGGGAGGTTCTAAAAGGGCTTACGCCTATTCGAAAGCATTGGGTTGCGATGTTGTTATCTGTTATAAACAAAGAGCCAAAGCGAACGTAATTTCGCATATGGAACTTATCGGAGATGTACAGGGCAAAAATGTAGTTTTGGTCGATGATATGGTCGATACGGCGGGCACACTTGCCAAAGCTGCAGATTTGATGATGGAACGTGGTGCGTTGAGCGTAAGAGCTATTACCACACATGGCCTGTTATCTGGTCAAGCATATGAGAAAATCGAAAATTCGCAATTGTCAGAATTGATTATCACCGATTCGATACCGACCAAGAAAGATTGTGATAAGGTAAAAGTACTGTCTTGTGCCGACCTCTTTGCAGATGTGATGCATCGAGTACACCACAACACATCAATCGCTTCTAAATTCTTGATGTAG
- a CDS encoding PTH1 family peptidyl-tRNA hydrolase, with amino-acid sequence MFKFIKSILQPSTSILEESDNMKKFLIIGLGNIGEKYSETRHNIGFKILDALAEKESFTFETQKLGDVATFKYKGKSALCLKPSTYMNLSGKALKYWMDKENIPLENVLVVTDDINLTFGTIRLKTKGSAGGHNGLKDIQNVLQNTNYNRFRFGVGADFGKGRQVEYVLGEWSEEERKILSERLEKSSELIKSFIFAGVKNTMNTFNGT; translated from the coding sequence ATGTTTAAGTTTATTAAATCGATACTTCAACCCAGCACATCAATTTTAGAGGAAAGCGATAACATGAAGAAGTTTTTAATCATAGGCTTAGGAAATATAGGCGAAAAATATAGCGAAACGCGTCATAACATCGGCTTCAAAATACTGGATGCATTGGCCGAAAAGGAATCCTTTACATTTGAGACCCAAAAATTGGGCGATGTCGCCACCTTTAAATACAAAGGAAAAAGTGCACTTTGCCTAAAACCATCTACTTATATGAATCTTAGCGGAAAAGCCTTGAAATATTGGATGGACAAAGAAAATATACCCCTTGAAAATGTCTTGGTCGTAACAGATGATATCAACCTTACCTTTGGCACCATTCGTCTAAAGACCAAAGGCAGTGCCGGTGGCCACAATGGTTTAAAAGACATTCAAAATGTATTACAAAACACCAACTACAACAGATTTCGTTTTGGTGTCGGAGCTGATTTCGGAAAAGGGAGACAGGTTGAGTATGTATTGGGAGAATGGAGTGAAGAAGAAAGAAAAATACTTTCTGAACGACTCGAAAAATCGAGCGAATTAATAAAGTCTTTTATTTTTGCCGGGGTCAAAAACACCATGAATACCTTTAATGGCACCTAA
- a CDS encoding Toprim domain-containing protein, with product MKREPIRWEKVRAVCIIKTMAKAGHLPKRETEKEAWYLSPFRPETHASFKVSKIKNLWFDHGSGFGGNVLDLVVRFYDCRLSDALDFLSDVPSSFSFHPQPFIPPLNDKLIIKSAKPIWHYGLKVYLKERNITLETANKYCKEVHYSRKGNHYFGIGLQNDSGGWELRNRYYKSSSSPKDITYFSNGCMQLVVTEGMFDFLTVTNFCHDNMSFLILNSLSFLKKAMKRIEMFKDVKLYLDNDKAGKEATKWLIQNHKGCIDKSYLYNDYKDINEMWIRRIGENRR from the coding sequence ATGAAAAGGGAACCGATACGCTGGGAAAAAGTCCGAGCCGTTTGCATCATTAAAACGATGGCAAAGGCAGGGCACCTTCCCAAAAGGGAGACGGAGAAAGAAGCTTGGTACTTGAGTCCGTTTCGGCCAGAAACCCATGCCTCTTTCAAGGTGTCGAAAATCAAGAACCTATGGTTCGACCATGGGTCGGGTTTTGGGGGAAATGTTCTCGATTTGGTCGTCCGGTTTTACGACTGTCGCCTTTCGGACGCGCTCGACTTCTTGTCGGACGTACCGTCCTCTTTTTCTTTTCACCCGCAACCTTTCATTCCGCCGTTGAACGATAAATTGATTATCAAAAGTGCCAAACCTATTTGGCATTACGGGCTAAAAGTCTACCTAAAGGAGCGGAATATAACGCTGGAAACCGCAAACAAATATTGCAAGGAAGTCCATTACTCCAGAAAAGGAAATCACTATTTCGGAATCGGACTACAGAACGATTCCGGTGGATGGGAACTCCGTAATAGGTACTATAAGAGTTCCTCCTCCCCAAAGGACATTACCTATTTTTCAAACGGATGTATGCAGTTAGTGGTAACGGAAGGAATGTTCGATTTTTTAACAGTCACCAACTTCTGTCACGATAACATGTCCTTTCTCATTTTAAACTCGCTGTCCTTTCTTAAAAAGGCCATGAAACGTATCGAAATGTTCAAGGATGTGAAACTGTATCTCGACAATGATAAAGCAGGAAAAGAAGCTACAAAATGGTTGATTCAAAACCATAAAGGATGTATCGATAAATCCTATTTATATAACGATTATAAAGATATCAATGAGATGTGGATACGAAGAATTGGAGAAAACAGAAGGTAG
- a CDS encoding signal transduction histidine kinase (manually curated), whose amino-acid sequence MKFRYSIVTRFALFFTGLLVFCILLTGYLVFKKASGVIVAHSQERVMHTSELAELSFFTLLNEVSKDIAVISASPTLQNYVNDSTAKTAGDLKRLFRITLENKTAYFQIRLIGIENDGREVVRFDKNNGEIFVPDTLQQKGDLNYFQETVTLNEGEFYFSRINLNEEFGVISNPRTPTVRAASPIFNTEGNIRGILVINVNLGGLYRTLEQISGTESRLYLIDSEGQYLYAPETTKQFGLQTQKEYNFFTDFRIDRDTVILQKDYFGELKDVKDYTYLSTSKELSYFQGKRKVYLISLIEQNVLLQSARAVRSESIKILLWVCVFSILISLLFVSFFSRKIDQVTKAISNYDKGITDDMELPTDRKDEIGVLANTFTKMKTKIDRNVEELNAALKKEQHAKKQRDEFLQNMSHEMRTPLNTILGLTQLLHKQSPKVPQLPIINSLEKNANNLAGLMYDVLDHQKLVEGKLRIAPTPTNIAELLKDIHSNYEYEALQKGLDFRLDIDKQLEVNNYVTDPLRLSQIVTNLVVNALKYTPEGKVGLRAKVVSGKAEMLEVKITDTGIGILPENLAKINERFFREKEDLTGRYGGYGLGLSIVRQLTELFGGTLKAVSEKGSGSEFFVMIPIIASEAPKNKIDTDAKANNLPRLSGQYKVLYIEDDPSTVELMRHILDDEQILLYPTDSMEKASDRLDTDPPDLIISDLMLEDSSLGPILTEWIKRKKISCPLILASALEPEIMGRISTWYFQKPFNIDDLKDTVYRLLGAHEFMAPDFSTVYTNYDNDSAKISKVLQLLREEFGTYLDRMKKAENTKDQKEWDAILHKLIAHINNLQLTDLQEVLPQKVIALKKDDLSAISNIFAYYLCCIRCEESLNSKDRSS is encoded by the exons ATGAAATTTCGATATTCCATAGTAACCCGTTTTGCGCTTTTCTTTACGGGATTGCTTGTTTTTTGTATTCTTCTAACGGGGTATCTGGTGTTCAAAAAAGCATCGGGGGTCATCGTCGCGCATTCCCAAGAACGCGTTATGCATACCTCCGAGCTGGCGGAGCTGTCCTTTTTTACCCTGTTGAACGAAGTATCCAAAGATATCGCCGTTATCTCCGCAAGCCCTACCCTTCAAAATTATGTGAACGATTCTACGGCGAAAACGGCAGGCGACCTTAAGCGGCTGTTCCGTATTACGCTCGAAAACAAAACGGCCTACTTTCAGATACGTTTGATAGGCATCGAAAACGACGGTAGGGAAGTCGTCCGGTTCGATAAAAACAATGGGGAAATCTTTGTACCCGATACGTTGCAGCAAAAAGGAGATCTCAACTATTTTCAGGAAACCGTGACCTTGAACGAAGGCGAGTTTTACTTTTCCAGAATAAACCTGAACGAGGAATTCGGCGTTATCAGTAATCCCCGA ACACCGACGGTAAGGGCGGCAAGTCCTATTTTCAATACCGAGGGCAATATAAGGGGAATCTTAGTCATTAACGTAAATCTTGGCGGCCTGTACCGTACCCTTGAACAAATATCAGGAACGGAATCGCGGCTCTACCTCATAGATTCGGAAGGCCAATATCTGTACGCTCCCGAAACAACTAAACAGTTCGGGTTACAGACGCAAAAAGAATACAATTTTTTTACGGATTTCAGAATAGACCGCGATACCGTCATCTTACAAAAAGATTACTTTGGAGAACTCAAGGACGTTAAGGATTATACCTATCTGAGCACTAGCAAAGAACTGTCCTATTTTCAGGGGAAGCGGAAAGTCTACCTGATTTCATTGATTGAGCAGAACGTACTTTTGCAAAGTGCCCGTGCCGTTCGATCGGAAAGTATAAAAATCCTCTTGTGGGTCTGTGTATTTTCCATATTGATTTCCTTACTGTTCGTCAGCTTTTTCTCAAGGAAGATCGATCAGGTCACGAAGGCCATCTCCAATTATGACAAAGGTATTACGGACGATATGGAACTGCCGACCGATCGAAAGGACGAGATAGGGGTCTTGGCCAATACCTTTACCAAAATGAAAACCAAGATCGACCGGAACGTAGAGGAACTGAACGCTGCGCTCAAAAAGGAGCAGCACGCCAAAAAACAACGGGACGAATTTTTACAGAACATGAGCCATGAAATGCGTACGCCCTTGAATACGATTTTGGGGCTGACGCAGTTGCTGCACAAACAGTCGCCCAAAGTACCTCAGCTTCCTATCATAAACTCGCTCGAAAAGAATGCGAACAACTTGGCAGGCCTGATGTATGATGTGTTGGACCATCAAAAGCTGGTGGAAGGAAAATTACGGATAGCCCCAACGCCTACCAACATAGCCGAACTGCTAAAGGACATCCACTCCAATTATGAATATGAAGCCTTACAAAAGGGATTGGATTTCCGTTTGGATATTGACAAACAACTTGAAGTGAACAACTATGTAACGGATCCATTGCGACTGTCACAGATTGTTACCAATCTTGTCGTCAACGCCTTAAAATATACCCCAGAGGGAAAAGTGGGCCTTCGAGCAAAAGTAGTGTCCGGTAAGGCGGAAATGCTAGAAGTAAAAATAACCGATACCGGTATCGGCATCCTCCCTGAAAACTTGGCCAAGATCAACGAACGTTTTTTTAGGGAAAAAGAAGATTTGACCGGAAGATATGGTGGCTACGGCCTCGGACTGTCCATCGTGCGGCAATTGACCGAATTGTTCGGCGGCACCTTAAAAGCCGTTTCCGAAAAGGGGTCGGGTTCTGAATTTTTTGTCATGATTCCTATTATCGCTTCCGAGGCACCAAAAAACAAAATCGATACTGATGCGAAAGCCAATAACCTGCCACGGTTAAGCGGTCAATACAAGGTTCTGTATATCGAGGACGACCCTTCAACAGTCGAACTGATGCGCCATATTCTTGATGACGAGCAGATTTTATTGTATCCAACGGACAGCATGGAAAAGGCATCCGACCGTTTGGATACCGACCCACCAGACTTAATCATAAGCGACCTTATGTTGGAAGATAGTAGCCTTGGACCCATCCTCACGGAGTGGATAAAGAGAAAAAAAATAAGCTGTCCGCTCATTTTGGCTTCTGCTTTGGAACCGGAAATAATGGGGCGGATCAGCACATGGTATTTTCAAAAGCCGTTCAACATAGACGACTTGAAAGATACCGTTTACCGGCTGTTGGGTGCACATGAATTCATGGCTCCAGACTTTTCAACTGTCTATACCAATTACGACAATGATTCGGCCAAGATTTCCAAGGTGCTACAATTACTACGGGAAGAGTTCGGGACGTATCTGGATAGGATGAAAAAGGCGGAAAACACAAAAGATCAAAAAGAATGGGATGCCATACTGCATAAACTGATCGCCCATATCAATAATTTACAATTGACCGACCTTCAGGAAGTACTGCCCCAAAAAGTAATAGCCTTAAAAAAAGACGATTTATCCGCCATATCGAATATTTTCGCCTACTATCTATGCTGTATTAGGTGCGAGGAGTCTCTCAATTCAAAAGATCGATCTTCTTGA
- a CDS encoding AlpA family transcriptional regulator, with protein MDNYLILERLDRLERLLIANKEVLTFEETCDYTGISRSYLYKLTASGNIPHSKPNGKMLFFEKAKLNAWLLQNSRKSKSEIATEALNYTFKNKRR; from the coding sequence ATGGACAATTATTTAATCCTTGAACGACTTGATCGTTTGGAACGGCTTTTAATAGCCAATAAGGAAGTACTCACTTTTGAGGAAACCTGTGACTACACCGGAATATCTAGAAGCTATCTGTACAAATTAACAGCCTCTGGAAATATCCCGCATTCAAAACCCAATGGCAAGATGCTGTTTTTCGAAAAGGCCAAACTCAACGCTTGGCTTCTTCAGAATAGCAGAAAGTCAAAATCGGAAATCGCAACAGAAGCCCTGAACTACACCTTTAAAAACAAGCGCAGATGA
- a CDS encoding PAP2 superfamily protein codes for MRFKIVLLSIFGLLSAMSTRGLEDNGLYLEKEIKESRGKDNVAYQWAYLALEGTANDTDRFKPRPTVTSRYLGLIFTSMFDAWTRFDEKASPVYLKNVERRSKKEQNLKNKEIAISYAAYGALKEYYYSDSTLFRNKMETLGLDPDNNSLDPYTPEGIGNLAAKMVIEMRKRDGSNQYGEVPGSKREPYFDYTGYTPVNDIDTNVDINRWQPKYFLDGEGKKYDPGCLTPYWQKVEPLLLETADQFRPGPPPMIGSEQLEKEVKQVIDLQANLTPENKALVEFMRDGPKSVQQAGHWLKFAQDVSLRDQHTLDEDVKMYFLVEAVAMDAFIACWDSKMHYDFARPYALVHKYYQDQVIMAWGGPEKGMMEMKGQQWRPYSPDSFLCPPFPSYVSGHSTISGGCAEALKLFTGDEEFGVKVELVPGALTEPDNLGETVVIEFPTFTETAEMAGISRVMGGYHIQADNIEGLELGRKIAQYNYKKYLKLLGEGDEPIAKTKK; via the coding sequence ATGAGGTTTAAAATTGTTCTATTGTCCATATTTGGTTTGCTATCGGCTATGTCAACGAGAGGTTTGGAAGATAACGGACTATATTTGGAAAAGGAAATAAAAGAGTCGAGGGGCAAGGACAATGTAGCCTATCAATGGGCCTATTTGGCATTGGAAGGTACGGCCAACGATACCGATAGGTTCAAGCCCAGACCCACAGTTACCTCTCGCTATCTCGGCTTGATCTTCACTTCCATGTTCGATGCTTGGACGCGGTTCGATGAAAAGGCCAGCCCCGTATACCTCAAGAACGTGGAACGCCGTTCGAAAAAAGAACAGAACCTAAAAAACAAAGAAATAGCGATCAGCTATGCCGCTTACGGGGCATTGAAGGAGTACTATTATTCCGACAGCACCCTGTTCCGAAACAAGATGGAAACATTGGGACTTGATCCCGATAACAACTCATTGGACCCCTATACCCCGGAAGGGATAGGAAACCTGGCCGCTAAAATGGTCATCGAAATGCGAAAAAGGGACGGTTCCAACCAATACGGCGAAGTACCCGGGTCCAAACGGGAACCGTACTTTGATTATACCGGGTATACCCCGGTCAACGACATCGATACCAATGTGGATATCAATCGATGGCAGCCAAAATACTTTCTCGATGGGGAGGGCAAGAAATACGATCCCGGTTGCCTGACCCCCTATTGGCAAAAAGTGGAACCGCTTTTATTGGAGACGGCCGATCAGTTCCGCCCTGGCCCTCCGCCGATGATCGGTTCGGAACAATTAGAAAAAGAGGTAAAGCAGGTCATCGACCTACAGGCCAACCTTACCCCTGAAAATAAAGCTTTAGTGGAGTTTATGAGGGACGGCCCCAAATCCGTACAGCAAGCAGGGCATTGGCTTAAATTTGCCCAGGACGTTTCGCTGCGCGACCAGCATACATTGGACGAGGACGTAAAAATGTACTTTTTGGTAGAGGCCGTGGCCATGGATGCTTTTATAGCCTGTTGGGATTCCAAAATGCACTACGATTTTGCCCGACCCTACGCCTTGGTCCATAAGTATTATCAAGATCAGGTCATAATGGCCTGGGGCGGCCCCGAAAAGGGGATGATGGAAATGAAGGGACAGCAATGGCGGCCCTATTCCCCGGACTCATTTTTATGCCCCCCTTTCCCGAGTTATGTTTCAGGCCATAGTACGATCAGCGGCGGCTGTGCCGAGGCGTTAAAACTGTTTACCGGCGATGAGGAATTCGGCGTTAAAGTGGAACTGGTTCCCGGTGCCCTTACAGAACCTGATAATTTGGGAGAGACTGTCGTAATTGAGTTCCCGACATTTACCGAAACTGCGGAAATGGCGGGTATTTCAAGGGTCATGGGCGGCTATCATATTCAGGCCGATAATATTGAAGGTTTGGAATTGGGAAGGAAGATTGCACAATATAACTATAAAAAATATTTGAAGCTTTTGGGAGAGGGGGATGAGCCGATTGCAAAGACCAAAAAATAG
- a CDS encoding PAP2 superfamily protein, translated as MKFNFKYISFVFCLTLLFLSCEEDIPEMAELPIPNSVSLDADAGDWQNVMELDYLTEISLPTPTDVDSDTYKEELEELVAITENRTPEQERRVRYWASGGVLRWNRVLRELVAKYNVAPPPGSTPNPKKPVANPPFAARAYAMLSVAQHDALIATWKLKYTVNRPAPSVMENKINPQFPNTELPCYPSEQAVIAGTSLKILKTLFPLEAEFLNGLAEEQVNTVRWGGTGTESDIAGGWQLGDFVASKILEHASTDRMNKAADPEETYINFFKINPTTVPVAWISIASPKVFPILPMYGTVRTWHDSTAVFSKLPPPPPNVGTDAFNQDIAYVKSISEDRSREQWRISDFWADGGGTYTPPGHWNEIAEELLVGREWSEVRTARAFSLMNRAVMDSGILCWYAKYKYYFPRPSQIDPDIKTGTGIPNFPSYTSGHSSFSSAAGTVLGYLFPDQREELERQFIEAGDSRVYGGIHYEFDNLEGRNSGVAVGEIAISEARKDGADN; from the coding sequence ATGAAATTCAATTTCAAGTATATTTCGTTTGTATTTTGCCTGACTTTATTATTTCTTTCCTGTGAAGAGGATATTCCGGAAATGGCCGAGCTACCAATTCCAAATTCCGTTTCCTTGGATGCCGATGCGGGTGATTGGCAAAACGTTATGGAGTTGGATTACCTCACGGAAATTTCCCTTCCGACACCGACAGATGTGGATTCCGATACGTATAAGGAGGAATTGGAGGAATTGGTCGCGATTACGGAAAATAGGACTCCCGAACAGGAAAGGAGAGTGCGCTATTGGGCCTCAGGTGGTGTACTTCGCTGGAACAGGGTCTTGCGGGAACTGGTCGCCAAGTACAATGTAGCCCCGCCACCGGGATCAACGCCGAACCCGAAAAAACCGGTCGCCAATCCGCCGTTCGCGGCCAGGGCATACGCAATGCTCAGCGTGGCACAGCATGATGCCCTTATCGCCACTTGGAAGCTTAAATATACCGTGAACCGTCCAGCTCCTAGCGTAATGGAAAATAAAATCAATCCCCAATTCCCAAATACAGAACTTCCTTGCTATCCTTCGGAACAGGCCGTCATTGCGGGTACTTCCCTTAAAATTCTAAAAACGCTATTTCCATTGGAGGCCGAATTTCTTAATGGGTTGGCAGAGGAACAGGTCAATACCGTCCGATGGGGCGGAACGGGCACGGAAAGCGATATTGCTGGTGGTTGGCAATTGGGCGATTTTGTCGCCTCCAAAATTTTGGAACATGCAAGTACGGATAGGATGAATAAGGCCGCCGACCCCGAGGAGACCTATATTAACTTTTTTAAGATCAATCCCACGACTGTTCCAGTCGCATGGATCAGTATCGCAAGCCCAAAAGTGTTCCCGATATTACCGATGTACGGAACTGTCAGGACATGGCACGATTCAACGGCCGTATTTTCGAAATTGCCGCCACCACCGCCCAATGTTGGAACGGATGCCTTTAATCAGGATATCGCCTATGTGAAAAGCATCTCGGAGGATAGGTCTCGCGAACAATGGCGTATATCCGATTTTTGGGCCGATGGAGGCGGAACTTACACTCCACCGGGGCATTGGAACGAAATCGCCGAAGAACTATTGGTCGGAAGAGAATGGAGCGAAGTACGGACGGCACGAGCATTTTCGTTGATGAACCGAGCGGTCATGGATAGCGGTATTCTTTGCTGGTACGCCAAGTATAAATACTATTTTCCCAGACCTTCACAGATCGATCCCGATATCAAAACGGGAACGGGCATTCCCAACTTCCCTTCATACACCTCGGGCCATTCATCATTTTCCTCGGCGGCCGGAACGGTTTTGGGCTACCTATTTCCCGATCAAAGGGAAGAACTCGAACGCCAATTTATCGAGGCGGGCGATTCTAGGGTCTATGGCGGTATCCATTACGAATTCGATAACCTGGAGGGGAGGAATTCCGGGGTTGCCGTAGGCGAAATTGCCATTTCCGAAGCCCGGAAAGATGGGGCAGACAATTAA
- a CDS encoding LSU ribosomal protein L25P has product MKSIKIKGSERESVGKKATKALRNAGKVPCVVYGGEKPLHFSADELSFRDLVYTPAAHTAKIDLGGTKIRAIMQDIQFHPVTDNILHIDFYQLFDDKEVTLNIPVRLQGNSPGVRNGGRLLFRKRKLAIKALPDKLPDFFDIDISKLKIGDNITVESLLNDDFEILHPDTTVVVQVKTQRAAVIVDDEDEEGEEGEATAEGGDAPEAASEGGESQE; this is encoded by the coding sequence ATGAAGTCAATTAAAATTAAAGGATCAGAAAGAGAAAGCGTGGGCAAGAAGGCAACGAAGGCCCTACGTAATGCTGGAAAGGTTCCTTGCGTAGTATACGGAGGGGAGAAACCATTGCACTTTTCAGCAGATGAACTATCGTTCAGAGATTTAGTGTATACCCCGGCAGCGCATACTGCGAAAATTGACCTGGGTGGTACTAAAATCAGAGCTATCATGCAAGATATTCAGTTTCACCCCGTTACTGACAACATCTTGCACATCGACTTTTACCAATTGTTCGATGACAAAGAGGTAACGTTGAACATTCCTGTTCGCCTTCAGGGTAATTCTCCCGGGGTTAGAAACGGTGGACGTCTATTGTTCAGAAAAAGAAAACTTGCTATCAAAGCTTTACCGGACAAATTACCGGATTTCTTTGACATCGATATTTCTAAATTGAAAATCGGTGATAATATCACTGTAGAATCTTTGCTTAATGATGATTTCGAAATTCTTCACCCAGATACAACAGTAGTTGTGCAGGTTAAAACTCAACGTGCAGCAGTAATTGTTGATGACGAGGATGAAGAAGGAGAAGAAGGAGAAGCTACAGCTGAAGGAGGAGATGCTCCAGAAGCAGCAAGCGAAGGCGGGGAAAGCCAAGAATAA
- a CDS encoding LytTR family two component transcriptional regulator produces the protein MKCLIVDDDPLICDLLEHFCGKIDEVTGIVVAASGFEAVNLINGAYFDLVLLDFDLPDITGKDVLKIINSATAVIMVTSQKDFASDSYSYDQIVDYLVKPVDFARFFRGFQKAQSFLAEQRERESRLFIKEGNKLVKVELEEVKYFKSEANYIAVVLKDQKILTLMTLKDLVPKLPDFFQKVHRSYIVNLNKIDSIDSNAIAIGKDHIPVSQRYEKDLLKKIDLLN, from the coding sequence ATGAAGTGCCTTATCGTTGACGACGACCCTTTGATCTGTGATCTGTTGGAACATTTTTGCGGAAAGATCGATGAAGTGACCGGTATTGTTGTTGCAGCATCCGGTTTTGAGGCCGTAAACCTTATCAACGGCGCCTATTTTGACCTTGTGCTCCTTGACTTTGACCTACCGGATATTACGGGGAAGGATGTTTTGAAAATCATAAATTCCGCTACGGCCGTTATTATGGTCACTTCGCAGAAAGATTTTGCGTCCGACTCCTACTCTTATGACCAGATTGTTGATTATTTGGTAAAGCCCGTTGATTTTGCCCGCTTTTTCAGGGGATTTCAAAAGGCCCAAAGTTTTTTGGCCGAGCAACGGGAAAGGGAATCGAGACTGTTTATCAAGGAAGGCAACAAGTTGGTAAAAGTAGAATTGGAGGAGGTAAAGTATTTTAAATCGGAAGCCAATTATATCGCCGTGGTCTTGAAGGACCAAAAAATATTGACGTTGATGACCTTGAAAGACCTGGTGCCCAAACTGCCTGATTTTTTCCAGAAGGTACATCGCTCCTATATCGTCAACCTTAATAAAATAGACTCCATAGACAGCAATGCCATCGCAATCGGGAAGGATCATATTCCGGTCAGCCAGCGGTATGAAAAGGATTTGCTCAAGAAGATCGATCTTTTGAATTGA